A region of the Candidatus Paceibacterota bacterium genome:
ACCGGTCCTTCTGGCACAGCATTGCGGCCATTGGCTTGCCGACGATGTTGCCCCGCCCCAGCACCACGACTTCTGCCCCGCCAATCCTGACTTCCGACCGCGCCAGCAACTCGCGAATGCCCGCCGGCGTGCACGGGAGAAAACCTGTCGGGTCTCCCAGCATCAGCTTGCCCACATTTACCGGATGGAATCCGTCCACGTCCTTCTCCGGGAGCACACTGGAATAGACCACGGCTGCCCGGATTTGGGATGGCAGCGGGGCCTGGACCAGAATACCGTGCAGACGCTCATCCGCGTTCAGCCGTGCCAGCAGTCTTAGCAGTTCGGCTTCGCTCGTCTGCTCAGGCAGGACATGCGTCTCAGTGAAAATGCCCAGTTCGGCACACGTCTTCTCCTTCCGCCCTACGTACACCTTCGAGGCGGCGTCCTCGCCTACACGCACAAAGGCCAATCCCGGCCGCAGGCCGGACGCCTTCAACGTCGCGATGCGTTCGACCAGCTCACCTTGCAGTTGCCGGGCAATCGCCCGCCCGTCAATCAGGTTCGCCGGCGTCATTCCTCCACGACCTGGATCTTCTGGATCGTGAGCACCGGCGTGTTCCCCCAGCGCTCGTCCAGGCTCTCCTCACCCGTTACGACAATCCGCAAGCCTTTGTAACGCCGCAAGTCCAGTTGGTCGGAGGTCGTGTACAGGTAGTCGATGTTCCTGCCGTTGTCGGGGCTGACGAGCGCAAACCGGGACGGCGCCTGGATGCTGGTCATGCCGCGCACAATGCCTTCCCGCTGCACAAT
Encoded here:
- a CDS encoding bifunctional 5,10-methylenetetrahydrofolate dehydrogenase/5,10-methenyltetrahydrofolate cyclohydrolase — its product is MTPANLIDGRAIARQLQGELVERIATLKASGLRPGLAFVRVGEDAASKVYVGRKEKTCAELGIFTETHVLPEQTSEAELLRLLARLNADERLHGILVQAPLPSQIRAAVVYSSVLPEKDVDGFHPVNVGKLMLGDPTGFLPCTPAGIRELLARSEVRIGGAEVVVLGRGNIVGKPMAAMLCQKDRYANATVTICHSATRDIRAHCKRADILVAAMGVAEFVKADMVKPGAIVVDVGVNRVNDPAAKGGTRLVGDVDFAGVQPIAGRITPNPGGVGPMTIAMLMQNTVRAAERARR